A stretch of the Mycobacteroides immunogenum genome encodes the following:
- a CDS encoding DUF732 domain-containing protein, with protein sequence MFKAIVVAAFALAMSSGVAHADALDDQYLKLLASHGIEGDPEQLISAGHDSCDALDQGRIGFGMSPYGFAVMKITGQLMAQGLASQQVSQLMHDANTVYCPGKA encoded by the coding sequence ATGTTCAAGGCAATCGTGGTGGCGGCTTTCGCACTGGCAATGTCGAGCGGAGTGGCGCATGCCGACGCTCTTGACGACCAGTATTTGAAGCTGCTGGCCTCGCACGGCATCGAGGGCGACCCCGAGCAGTTGATCTCCGCGGGCCATGACTCCTGCGATGCCCTGGATCAGGGGCGTATCGGCTTTGGCATGAGCCCGTACGGTTTTGCGGTCATGAAGATCACTGGCCAGCTGATGGCGCAGGGTCTTGCGTCGCAGCAGGTGTCTCAGCTGATGCACGACGCCAACACCGTGTACTGCCCCGGCAAGGCCTGA
- a CDS encoding DUF4334 domain-containing protein, translated as MTTTSDLLALEQGTTTQEALAFFDNLEPVRSADVIGQRWHGGEVPTGHSMDGILTVSGWYGKQFDDVDHVHPLLFSDGGGDIFAVDPMLAPMGLAGRISGLTESPMVKRTSPTALSALKPLIRTNKHRARLRDIEFRGAVSAAMVYDHKAIIDHFRKVDDATLLGIMDLRDMDQPYFFTLRRD; from the coding sequence ATGACAACGACGTCGGATCTTCTCGCGCTGGAGCAGGGCACCACTACCCAAGAAGCCCTGGCGTTCTTCGACAATTTGGAGCCGGTGCGATCAGCGGATGTGATCGGCCAGCGCTGGCATGGTGGCGAGGTGCCCACCGGGCATTCGATGGACGGGATCCTGACGGTGTCGGGCTGGTATGGCAAGCAGTTCGACGACGTAGATCACGTGCATCCGTTGCTGTTCAGCGATGGTGGCGGCGATATCTTCGCGGTGGATCCGATGCTGGCGCCGATGGGACTGGCGGGCCGGATCAGCGGACTCACCGAATCCCCGATGGTCAAGCGCACCTCACCGACAGCGCTGTCCGCACTCAAGCCGCTGATCAGGACCAACAAGCACCGCGCCCGGCTGCGCGACATCGAATTCCGTGGCGCTGTCAGCGCGGCCATGGTCTACGACCACAAGGCGATCATCGACCACTTCCGCAAGGTCGATGACGCGACATTGCTGGGCATCATGGACCTGCGCGATATGGACCAGCCGTACTTTTTCACGCTGCGCCGAGACTGA
- a CDS encoding SRPBCC family protein — MILFERSFVHPPPRVWQAMVDPDLWSLQTNGFRPEVGCKYRITHPAIMGTRLLGTGHCTVVAADPGELLAVEFTGAVRAGDPAHWTISHSLAALDGGTTLTTYLDGVDFNDHSEKVLLRVVTDSTARSLHVLQERLNRTTGC; from the coding sequence ATGATCTTGTTCGAGCGCTCTTTCGTTCACCCGCCGCCACGGGTGTGGCAGGCGATGGTCGATCCCGATCTGTGGTCACTACAGACCAACGGGTTCCGGCCCGAGGTCGGCTGCAAATATCGCATCACCCATCCCGCCATCATGGGCACCCGGCTGCTGGGCACCGGCCACTGCACCGTCGTCGCCGCCGATCCGGGTGAGCTGCTGGCGGTCGAGTTCACCGGGGCGGTGCGGGCGGGCGATCCCGCGCACTGGACCATCAGCCACAGTCTTGCCGCCCTGGACGGCGGTACCACCCTCACGACGTATCTCGATGGCGTCGATTTCAACGATCACTCCGAGAAGGTGCTCCTGCGCGTCGTGACCGACAGCACCGCGCGGTCATTGCACGTGCTGCAAGAGCGACTCAACCGCACCACCGGGTGCTAG
- a CDS encoding recombinase family protein translates to MSTATYVRVSTGHQSIEQQRDALTAAGIKPDREFMDVASGRAGSERPGWAECLAWLREGDVLVVAAVDRIGRSVREVATALADLTERGIALRSLREGVDTSTPTGRAVVQIMSSIAELELELGKERRVASREARVSRGLPATRPPKLTGAQRERLVRLYSSGEPVAELCGMFGVSRATVFRYVKQAG, encoded by the coding sequence GTGAGCACGGCGACTTATGTCCGAGTGAGCACGGGTCATCAGTCCATCGAGCAGCAGCGCGATGCCCTCACGGCGGCGGGAATCAAGCCCGACCGCGAGTTCATGGATGTGGCATCTGGTCGTGCAGGCAGTGAACGGCCTGGGTGGGCCGAGTGCCTGGCGTGGCTCAGGGAGGGTGACGTGCTGGTGGTCGCGGCGGTGGACAGGATTGGGCGTAGCGTGCGTGAAGTGGCCACGGCCCTTGCCGATTTGACCGAGCGCGGGATCGCATTGCGGAGCCTGCGGGAGGGCGTGGACACTTCGACTCCCACGGGGCGAGCGGTCGTACAAATCATGAGTTCGATTGCCGAGCTAGAGCTGGAACTCGGGAAGGAGCGGCGTGTGGCTTCACGGGAGGCCCGCGTCTCTCGGGGGCTCCCTGCCACCCGTCCGCCGAAACTCACTGGAGCGCAGCGAGAAAGGTTGGTTCGTCTGTACTCATCGGGTGAGCCCGTGGCCGAGTTGTGCGGGATGTTCGGTGTGTCCAGGGCAACCGTGTTCCGTTATGTGAAACAGGCGGGATGA
- a CDS encoding DNA adenine methylase, protein MTRSPVPYFGGKSWLAPRLASVLPPHKHYVEVCGGSLALLLAKKPSRQETVNDLDGHLMTFWRVLRDRPDDLERVCSLTPHSRSERTLAQEITSELDELEIARLVFVALTQGRSGSLTRTGWRHDLRPVSTPMPVVLQRYAGRIGAAAKRIRGVSLECRPAVEMVSAYGGDRGTLLYVDPPYVVDKGIRRGGEYRVEMRSDGAHRELLEACLSADAAVVVSGYGSELYDSMLGDWYRWEIPMVTSQGSGDGRRTEVVWSNRALEGLGEGSGGAAISSIEGGQIDEIGTRCPGCFAVLRQPKRGRRRVWCSASCRTRGWQVRRDVEDDEAAG, encoded by the coding sequence GTGACGCGCTCCCCAGTTCCTTATTTCGGTGGTAAGTCCTGGTTGGCCCCGCGCCTGGCTTCGGTGTTACCCCCGCATAAACACTATGTGGAGGTCTGTGGTGGTTCCCTGGCTCTCCTGCTGGCTAAGAAGCCGAGCAGGCAGGAGACCGTGAACGACCTGGACGGCCACCTGATGACCTTTTGGCGGGTGTTGCGTGACCGTCCTGACGACCTGGAGAGAGTGTGTTCCCTGACTCCGCACAGTCGGTCGGAACGGACACTGGCACAAGAGATTACGAGCGAATTGGATGAGTTGGAGATTGCGCGGCTGGTGTTCGTTGCGCTAACACAGGGGCGTTCGGGCTCTCTGACCCGCACGGGATGGCGGCATGATTTGCGGCCCGTGTCCACTCCGATGCCCGTCGTGTTGCAGAGGTACGCGGGCCGAATTGGGGCTGCTGCCAAACGGATTCGTGGTGTGAGCTTGGAGTGCCGTCCTGCTGTCGAGATGGTGTCGGCGTACGGGGGTGATAGGGGGACACTGCTGTACGTTGACCCGCCGTACGTCGTGGACAAGGGGATTCGGCGGGGCGGGGAGTACAGGGTGGAGATGCGGAGTGATGGGGCGCATCGGGAGCTGCTGGAGGCGTGCCTGTCGGCTGACGCCGCTGTTGTGGTGAGCGGATATGGGAGCGAGTTATACGACTCGATGCTCGGGGACTGGTACCGCTGGGAGATTCCGATGGTCACCAGCCAGGGGTCTGGTGATGGTCGGCGGACTGAAGTTGTGTGGTCGAATCGGGCGCTGGAAGGGCTGGGAGAGGGCTCGGGAGGGGCCGCTATTTCGTCAATTGAAGGCGGTCAGATTGACGAAATAGGCACCCGTTGCCCTGGCTGTTTCGCGGTGCTTCGTCAACCGAAACGAGGTCGTCGGCGGGTGTGGTGCTCGGCGTCGTGCCGAACTCGGGGGTGGCAGGTACGGCGCGATGTTGAGGACGACGAGGCCGCTGGATGA
- a CDS encoding site-specific integrase has translation MSGEPTRYPGIEKVSTTRFERGYGYKARADARAVGGGQPEKTFETVAEARDWQATTEARVADGTFIGKNPLTVAQAVEQWLDGQRGERNTKTARENALAPVVAALGERRVQSITKQDVENTLSQLIAGEINGVQKRSVVYTNVTRAKWVAVWKDLVAQGVLPRNVAELVKPFKANDVAPSDTPSSGSGDEIDIRRRLTNEEIRALLDAHAPRVGTTKGRAERVRLRRGTFIELALLGLRRGEIAGLRWSAIRDLDGDEPTLRVERTRIPTAEGTEEKSRGKTVAAKRTLLLPSATVTALRRHRALQEADRARSGKSWKGDDDLFVLTADNGKPISPTRLDTWWHEAMGAAGISAYRLHDMRHTAASRLLSAGVPLMDVATWLGHGDGGVLALRVYGHTEPKDLGRAAAALGPP, from the coding sequence ATGAGCGGAGAGCCAACACGGTATCCAGGCATCGAGAAGGTGTCCACTACGCGATTCGAGCGCGGCTACGGGTACAAAGCACGCGCGGACGCCCGCGCGGTCGGCGGCGGTCAGCCAGAGAAAACATTTGAAACAGTCGCGGAGGCGCGGGATTGGCAAGCTACGACCGAAGCGCGGGTCGCGGATGGCACCTTCATCGGCAAGAACCCGCTTACCGTTGCGCAGGCCGTCGAGCAGTGGCTCGACGGTCAACGCGGAGAACGGAATACGAAAACGGCGCGAGAGAACGCCCTCGCCCCTGTGGTGGCCGCACTGGGAGAGCGCCGTGTGCAGAGCATCACCAAGCAGGACGTGGAGAACACGCTCAGCCAGTTGATTGCTGGGGAGATTAACGGCGTCCAGAAGCGGTCAGTGGTCTACACGAACGTCACACGCGCGAAGTGGGTAGCCGTGTGGAAAGACCTTGTGGCACAGGGAGTTTTACCACGAAATGTAGCCGAGCTGGTGAAGCCATTCAAGGCCAATGATGTTGCTCCGAGCGACACACCAAGTAGTGGCAGTGGGGACGAAATCGACATTCGGCGGCGACTTACCAACGAAGAGATTCGGGCTCTCCTCGACGCCCACGCTCCCCGTGTCGGGACTACAAAGGGTCGCGCGGAGCGCGTCAGGCTGCGTCGAGGCACGTTCATCGAACTTGCTCTGCTCGGTCTGCGGCGCGGTGAGATAGCGGGTCTGCGCTGGTCAGCCATACGAGACCTCGACGGCGACGAACCGACCTTGCGTGTGGAACGGACGCGCATACCTACAGCAGAAGGCACAGAGGAAAAGAGCAGAGGCAAGACGGTTGCCGCGAAACGGACCCTGCTTCTTCCCTCCGCGACTGTGACTGCGCTCCGTCGTCATCGTGCACTGCAAGAGGCTGATCGTGCCCGCTCGGGAAAGAGCTGGAAGGGCGACGACGACCTGTTTGTGCTCACGGCTGACAACGGGAAGCCTATTTCCCCGACTCGCTTGGACACCTGGTGGCATGAGGCGATGGGCGCGGCAGGGATCAGCGCCTATCGGCTTCACGACATGAGGCACACGGCAGCCTCGCGGCTCCTCAGCGCTGGTGTGCCGCTCATGGACGTGGCCACCTGGTTGGGTCACGGCGATGGCGGCGTGCTCGCTCTGCGCGTGTACGGACACACCGAACCAAAGGACTTAGGGAGGGCCGCAGCAGCGCTCGGACCTCCGTGA
- a CDS encoding TPR repeat region-containing protein produces MAGLRLAISALTEIQQDGQHYKRAIDRPGGSDWQGKAAGAAQDTAAADEKMLYGVTQHGRDAGSEALNTLSFKVKEAHSAAVQIHDDMTSHGYAVAEDCTVTWITPPRARPQDIAKAQDVAARVTKELQAAYDKWWAAEREAQTEIRAIATELNTSYNPIGGLTAADGHYDGAYLQGGTQWEQDVLARVQAASTLSDADLKTLAAGGKIDIGSNRMQYLYQLAHSFDGKTPAEIAAIKASLPPEQRDAMTRAFALVSNDQVRSGVTNASGVTEDTKKNFIPTNGSRVNLPDSIARELGRTDRIGSGPLGVGVAADKAGAANIELHGVGQMQDVAKIFEGAGGYLNGSEAGRSMLDAATAYSDAEIDSHTGNPVHLTSDAHGSLRDAMADVYHSAAQDHVDVHEIVTGEPTEGEKFIRGVMEGNWGDQSGKVDDVVQWTGDHSQMGAETANAQGHWMAEHKPELQSMPGGGNFAQNNPEMAGTSAHVQGEYLSQYADPDPTHRHDPGIQPFEKASQFRDMVSTFDQGQYAGDIINEQAQAQHQQLLNDAARTGSDLDLNAAGRLSQGMLDGAADSVAQHPDPASLKAIKDVVGWVPNVDKVFTVGDIVQQLQQQGAQLPDGFAQDLAQARSVGDVMSYHTSVLDAMLQAHPEIAHDPSIGRFIQDGHFNSAATDANPGLKADAQVKLSNWFKDIAPRDYNLSIDHWLAQEGMGAKHQW; encoded by the coding sequence ATGGCAGGGCTACGGCTGGCGATCTCGGCATTGACCGAGATACAGCAGGACGGCCAGCACTACAAACGCGCTATCGACCGGCCAGGCGGCTCCGATTGGCAGGGCAAGGCCGCTGGCGCGGCCCAGGACACCGCCGCCGCCGACGAGAAGATGCTGTACGGAGTCACCCAGCATGGACGCGACGCGGGCTCGGAGGCGTTGAACACGTTGTCGTTCAAGGTCAAAGAAGCCCACAGCGCAGCGGTGCAGATTCACGACGACATGACCTCGCACGGCTATGCCGTGGCCGAGGATTGCACTGTCACCTGGATAACGCCACCAAGGGCTCGACCGCAGGACATCGCCAAGGCCCAGGACGTGGCCGCGCGGGTAACCAAGGAACTGCAAGCCGCGTACGACAAATGGTGGGCTGCCGAGCGGGAAGCCCAGACCGAAATCAGGGCCATCGCCACCGAGCTAAACACCTCATACAATCCCATCGGTGGACTCACAGCCGCCGATGGGCACTACGACGGCGCGTACTTGCAGGGCGGCACCCAGTGGGAACAGGACGTGCTGGCCCGCGTGCAGGCCGCCTCCACCCTTTCTGATGCCGACCTCAAAACCCTTGCCGCAGGCGGGAAAATCGACATCGGCTCCAACCGTATGCAATACCTCTACCAACTGGCACACTCGTTCGACGGCAAGACCCCCGCTGAAATCGCAGCCATCAAAGCCTCGCTGCCTCCCGAGCAGCGCGACGCCATGACCCGCGCTTTCGCACTGGTGTCCAACGACCAAGTGCGTTCGGGCGTCACCAACGCCAGCGGTGTCACCGAAGACACCAAGAAAAACTTCATACCCACCAATGGTTCCCGCGTGAACCTGCCCGACAGTATTGCGCGCGAGCTGGGACGCACCGACAGGATTGGTAGTGGTCCACTCGGAGTTGGTGTAGCCGCCGATAAGGCAGGGGCGGCGAACATCGAACTTCATGGTGTCGGCCAGATGCAAGACGTGGCAAAGATTTTCGAGGGCGCGGGCGGCTATCTAAACGGCTCCGAAGCAGGGCGGTCGATGCTTGATGCGGCCACGGCATACAGCGATGCCGAAATCGACAGTCACACAGGCAATCCTGTCCATTTGACTTCCGATGCCCATGGTTCGTTGCGCGATGCCATGGCGGACGTGTATCACAGCGCCGCGCAAGACCATGTGGACGTGCACGAAATCGTCACCGGCGAGCCCACCGAGGGCGAGAAATTCATTCGCGGTGTCATGGAAGGAAACTGGGGTGACCAATCAGGCAAGGTCGATGATGTCGTCCAGTGGACAGGCGACCACTCACAGATGGGTGCCGAAACCGCCAACGCCCAAGGTCACTGGATGGCTGAACACAAGCCTGAGCTGCAGAGCATGCCAGGCGGCGGGAACTTCGCCCAGAACAACCCTGAAATGGCAGGAACGTCCGCACACGTCCAAGGCGAATATCTGAGCCAGTACGCCGACCCCGACCCAACACACCGCCACGATCCTGGCATCCAGCCGTTCGAGAAAGCATCCCAGTTCCGTGACATGGTTTCCACCTTCGACCAGGGCCAATATGCAGGCGACATCATCAACGAGCAAGCTCAGGCTCAGCACCAGCAGCTTCTCAACGACGCCGCGAGAACGGGCAGTGACCTTGACCTCAATGCGGCGGGACGGCTCTCACAAGGCATGCTCGACGGTGCTGCTGATTCGGTGGCGCAGCACCCCGACCCCGCCAGCCTCAAAGCCATTAAAGATGTCGTGGGTTGGGTTCCGAACGTGGACAAGGTATTCACTGTCGGCGACATCGTGCAACAGCTCCAACAACAAGGAGCCCAACTCCCCGATGGCTTCGCCCAAGACCTAGCACAAGCACGAAGCGTGGGCGATGTGATGTCCTATCACACAAGTGTTCTGGACGCCATGCTCCAAGCGCACCCCGAAATCGCGCATGACCCAAGCATCGGTAGGTTCATCCAAGACGGGCACTTCAATTCAGCAGCGACCGATGCTAACCCCGGACTGAAAGCAGATGCACAGGTCAAATTATCGAACTGGTTCAAGGACATTGCGCCGCGCGACTACAACCTCAGTATCGACCATTGGTTGGCACAAGAAGGCATGGGGGCCAAACATCAGTGGTGA